Proteins encoded by one window of Torulaspora delbrueckii CBS 1146 chromosome 2, complete genome:
- the LDB16 gene encoding Ldb16p (similar to Saccharomyces cerevisiae LDB16 (YCL005W); ancestral locus Anc_1.414) yields the protein MGATTSVVQILRDLGLLVASSLGFCAALIYNFIGSIARLFYYAVISRIYSLFHTFFWSPCYIIVSNSLQLVLLPVNIPLRILAGTSMQKIIGRANSWTNGFVLTTMSQYALVLMIFGVVLGTTCGVSLGIVHSIIKVPSVVIDIPILFWVRILSFVKKLVYRLLPFGSIQPKRYTDEGVNMPTPSPSIPPSDILEPLFADIPLTPSSRFDDTVWRRQSTSSKASVLEMASKLPSDFFQQKYSTTDIKTEQARHQARAQARQHYQSPAASPQHLTRDDSSHSSTNIWDRYDELPSTLRTEGGMSTLYSRRPYTFTKKGERDQVSKLKRSN from the coding sequence ATGGGAGCTACGACGTCAGTGGTACAAATCTTAAGAGATTTGGGGCTGCTGGTAGCGTCTAGTTTGGGCTTCTGTGCTGCTTTAATTTACAACTTCATTGGAAGTATAGCACGTTTGTTCTATTATGCAGTTATATCACGGATTTATTCCCTTTTCCATACCTTCTTCTGGTCACCATGCTATATCATCGTGTCAAATTCATTGCAGTTAGTCCTATTACCGGTTAATATACCGTTAAGAATATTGGCTGGAACGTCTATGCAAAAGATAATAGGCAGGGCAAATTCCTGGACTAACGGTTTCGTATTGACGACAATGTCACAGTATGCTTTAGTGCTCATGATTTTTGGTGTTGTGTTGGGGACTACTTGCGGTGTTTCGTTGGGGATAGTCCATTCAATAATAAAGGTGCCGAGTGTCGTGATTGATATACCAATCCTCTTCTGGGTTCGTATACTTTCGTttgtgaagaaattggtgTATCGATTGCTACCTTTCGGATCCATCCAGCCAAAACGTTATACGGATGAGGGCGTCAATATGCCAACTCCGAGTCCCTCCATACCGCCATCCGATATACTTGAACCACTATTTGCTGATATACCGCTGACGCCTAGTAGCAGATTCGATGATACCGTATGGCGCAGGCAATCTACTTCCTCGAAGGCTAGTGTGCTAGAGATGGCATCGAAATTACCAAGCGATTTTTTCCAACAAAAGTACTCTACAACTGACATTAAGACAGAGCAAGCTCGGCACCAAGCTCGAGCACAGGCTCGGCAGCATTACCAGAGCCCTGCTGCTTCACCTCAACATCTGACGAGGGATGATTCGAGTCACAGCTCCACGAATATATGGGATCGATATGACGAATTACCCAGTACTTTGAGAACAGAAGGGGGGATGAGCACTCTATACAGTAGAAGGCCATATACTTTTACCAAGAAGGGCGAGAGAGATCAGGTAtctaaattgaagagatcaaattga